A single Carnobacterium inhibens subsp. inhibens DSM 13024 DNA region contains:
- a CDS encoding mechanosensitive ion channel: MNNVSDSFNSGLHSFFDFLPTLLGAVLLLLLAWIIATLVKKAVQKGLKAAGFGRLLTKWGVTNSQEQADKTIDSLSQVLYFLVWLLFLPGILGMLGLDAVARPISNMFDTALNFLPNLFAAVVIIAIGVFVARFVKNLVYNLAVTLNIDKWVSKFTSSSSEKPATPSAGQKSTMAKVLGNIVYIVILIPIVTIALETLNIDSISRPIVEVLNQILAAIPNIIVAIILLAVGIVIAKFVGEMLTDLLSSSGINNLTKYVKNLGNMNFDLAKIIGQIVAVVIGVFFLVEALNVLNLEVLNTIGSAIIAYLPLVLSALVILGIGVVGGTVLGGFISKSTGNKFAGETLKYILIVLSVFMALDQLKFATSIVNLAFILILGALSVAFAIAFGVGGRDFAKSQLAKLDKKMDKENK; encoded by the coding sequence ATGAACAATGTATCAGATTCATTTAATTCGGGACTACATTCATTTTTTGATTTTCTGCCGACGCTACTAGGAGCTGTCTTGCTATTATTGCTAGCTTGGATTATCGCTACATTAGTTAAGAAAGCTGTTCAAAAAGGGTTGAAAGCAGCCGGATTTGGCAGACTATTAACCAAATGGGGTGTAACGAATTCACAAGAACAAGCCGACAAAACCATCGACTCCCTATCACAAGTCCTTTATTTCTTAGTATGGTTATTATTCTTACCTGGTATTTTAGGTATGTTGGGATTAGATGCGGTCGCTCGACCAATCTCTAATATGTTTGACACGGCGTTGAATTTCTTGCCTAACTTATTCGCTGCAGTAGTGATTATTGCTATTGGCGTATTCGTTGCTCGTTTTGTTAAAAATTTAGTTTACAATTTAGCTGTAACTTTAAATATCGATAAATGGGTATCGAAGTTTACAAGTTCTAGTTCAGAAAAACCAGCTACACCTTCTGCAGGACAAAAGAGTACAATGGCTAAAGTATTAGGAAACATTGTTTACATTGTTATCTTGATTCCAATCGTAACGATTGCTTTAGAAACATTAAATATTGATTCCATTTCTCGTCCAATCGTAGAAGTATTGAACCAAATTTTAGCTGCTATTCCAAATATTATTGTAGCGATCATCTTATTAGCTGTAGGAATCGTTATTGCTAAATTTGTTGGTGAAATGTTGACTGACTTACTTTCAAGCTCAGGTATCAATAATTTAACAAAATACGTTAAAAACTTAGGTAATATGAACTTTGACTTAGCTAAAATTATTGGTCAAATCGTTGCTGTAGTTATCGGCGTGTTCTTCCTAGTTGAAGCATTAAATGTCTTAAACTTAGAAGTCTTAAACACTATTGGTTCAGCAATCATCGCTTACTTGCCATTAGTCCTTAGTGCATTAGTTATTTTAGGAATCGGTGTTGTAGGTGGAACGGTACTTGGAGGATTCATTTCAAAATCAACTGGGAATAAATTTGCCGGCGAAACGTTGAAATACATTTTAATTGTTTTATCTGTCTTTATGGCATTAGATCAATTAAAATTTGCTACAAGTATTGTTAACTTAGCCTTTATCTTGATCTTAGGTGCTTTGTCTGTTGCCTTTGCTATTGCATTTGGTGTCGGTGGACGTGACTTTGCTAAAAGCCAATTGGCTAAATTAGATAAAAAAATGGATAAAGAAAATAAATAA